GGCGGCCATCGCCGAGAACGGAAGATTCGGCGTCGTCGCGGTCGAAAACGATCCGTCGGACGCGCAGCGGCTCTACGAAAAGGTACAGCAGGTCGTAACCGACGAGGCGCGCAGGGCGATCACGCCGAGGAAACTACCGGATATCTGAGCAAGGCTTCGTTTCGAGCGAGCCTTGAATCCGCGGGTAGCCTTCGTGAGGGCAGCGGTTGTCTATCGCGTGGACGGCGTCGCCTGTGGAGAAGAGAACGATCTGATGTTTGCCGTGGCGGAAGAGCGCCCGGCCCCTGTCGCGTATCTCGGAAGCGCTCAGCGCACGTGTCCAGCTCATGCCTTCATTTGATAGCACGTTTGGTGCCGATGGCATAGAGCTTGCGGCGAACGTCGCGCGTAGCCGATTCCGCAGCGAGCGCTCGGACGCAAGCAACCTCGGCCCGCTGGGACGTTGACCCCGGAAGAGGTATCTTGGAGCGGTGCGCATCGCGACCTGGAACGTCAACTCGCTCAAAGCGCGCCTCGACAAGGTCCTGTGGTGGCTCGAGCGGGCGAGGCCTGA
This genomic interval from Vicinamibacteria bacterium contains the following:
- a CDS encoding Rieske 2Fe-2S domain-containing protein → MRTAPRYLFRGQRPSGPRLLASERSLRNRLRATFAASSMPSAPNVLSNEGMSWTRALSASEIRDRGRALFRHGKHQIVLFSTGDAVHAIDNRCPHEGYPRIQGSLETKPCSDIR